A genomic region of Noviherbaspirillum sp. L7-7A contains the following coding sequences:
- a CDS encoding ABC transporter permease subunit (The N-terminal region of this protein, as described by TIGR01726, is a three transmembrane segment that identifies a subfamily of ABC transporter permease subunits, which specificities that include histidine, arginine, glutamine, glutamate, L-cystine (sic), the opines (in Agrobacterium) octopine and nopaline, etc.), with the protein MFSNFDFDVIERSWVYLFKTGMVFTLELTGLAMVGGIIIGTLLAMMRLSKFRTLSMVATGYVNLIRSIPLVLVIFWFYFLVPYIGAWIIGAKEPIMVGAFSSSLITFILFEAAYYCEIMRAGIQSIPRGQVSAGYALGMNYWQTMGHVVLPQAFRNMIPVLLTQTIVLFQDVSLVYVLSITDFVGAASKVAQRDGRLVEMYLFVALVYFVLCYGLSLLVKRLQQRVAIIR; encoded by the coding sequence ATGTTTTCCAATTTCGACTTCGACGTCATCGAGCGTTCCTGGGTCTACCTGTTCAAGACCGGCATGGTCTTCACCCTGGAACTGACCGGCCTGGCGATGGTGGGCGGCATCATCATCGGCACGCTGCTGGCCATGATGCGGCTGTCCAAGTTCCGCACCCTGTCCATGGTGGCCACCGGCTATGTGAACCTGATCCGCTCCATCCCCCTGGTGCTGGTGATCTTCTGGTTCTACTTCCTGGTGCCCTATATCGGCGCATGGATCATCGGCGCCAAGGAGCCGATCATGGTCGGCGCCTTTTCCTCGTCGCTGATCACCTTCATCCTGTTCGAAGCAGCTTACTACTGCGAGATCATGCGCGCCGGCATCCAGTCGATACCGCGCGGCCAGGTGTCGGCCGGCTATGCGCTGGGCATGAACTACTGGCAAACCATGGGCCACGTGGTACTGCCACAGGCATTCCGCAACATGATCCCGGTGCTGCTGACGCAGACGATCGTGCTGTTCCAGGACGTGTCGCTGGTCTATGTGCTGTCGATCACCGATTTCGTCGGTGCCGCATCCAAGGTGGCGCAGCGCGATGGCCGTCTGGTGGAAATGTATCTGTTTGTCGCGCTTGTCTATTTCGTGCTTTGCTACGGCTTGTCCCTGCTGGTCAAGCGGCTGCAGCAACGGGTGGCGATCATACGCTGA
- a CDS encoding amino acid ABC transporter ATP-binding protein gives MIELKNVSKWYGQFQVLTDCTTSVAKGDVVVVCGPSGSGKSTLIKTVNGLEPFQKGDITVDGVSVGDPKTNLSKLRARIGMVFQNFELFPHLSIRENLTIGQVKVLGRSVADATERGLKYLDRVGLIAQKDKFPGQLSGGQQQRVAIARALSMDPIAMLFDEPTSALDPEMINEVLDVMVGLAQEGMTMMVVTHEMGFARKVANRVIFMDKGVIVEDCTKDEFFGTPRSDRARDFLAKIIH, from the coding sequence ATGATAGAACTGAAAAACGTCAGCAAATGGTATGGGCAGTTCCAGGTCCTGACCGACTGCACCACCAGCGTGGCCAAGGGCGATGTGGTGGTAGTCTGCGGCCCGTCCGGCTCCGGCAAGTCCACGCTGATCAAGACCGTGAATGGACTCGAGCCTTTCCAGAAGGGCGACATCACGGTCGACGGCGTCTCCGTTGGCGATCCCAAGACCAACCTGTCCAAGCTGCGGGCGCGCATCGGCATGGTGTTCCAGAACTTCGAACTGTTCCCGCATCTCTCCATCCGTGAAAACCTGACCATCGGCCAGGTCAAGGTGCTGGGCCGCAGCGTTGCCGACGCCACCGAGCGCGGCCTGAAATATCTGGACCGGGTCGGCCTGATCGCCCAGAAGGACAAATTCCCCGGGCAGCTGTCAGGCGGCCAGCAGCAGCGCGTGGCCATCGCCCGCGCCCTGTCGATGGACCCGATCGCCATGCTGTTCGACGAGCCGACTTCCGCGCTCGACCCGGAAATGATCAATGAAGTGCTGGACGTGATGGTGGGCCTGGCCCAGGAAGGCATGACCATGATGGTGGTGACCCATGAAATGGGATTCGCCCGCAAAGTCGCCAATCGCGTGATCTTCATGGACAAGGGCGTGATCGTAGAGGATTGCACCAAGGACGAGTTCTTCGGCACCCCGCGTTCCGACCGCGCACGTGATTTTCTGGCAAAAATCATCCATTAA